The following proteins come from a genomic window of Lytechinus pictus isolate F3 Inbred chromosome 1, Lp3.0, whole genome shotgun sequence:
- the LOC129267292 gene encoding uncharacterized protein LOC129267292, with amino-acid sequence MNFGFTSSINSNECNGGGCDDGVGGYCGEGGGGSGDGGESGNDGGVGWAAVEMMFTSTEDSFEVHGGGVGYDGGVNGYWGGGVGCGGNGDDDGGGASGNGGGGCGDGSGDGGDSGGDDCGGWSNDGDANLWLWL; translated from the exons ATGAATTTCGGTTTTACATCTTCTATCAATAGCAATGAGTgtaatggtggtggttgtgaCGATGGCGTTGGTGGTTATTGTGGtgaaggtggtggtggtagtggtgatggtggtgaaagtggtaatgatggtggtgttggttgGGCGGCTGTAGAGATGATG TTcacatctactgaagatagcTTTGAGGTccatggtggtggtgttggttaCGACGGTGGCGTTAATGGTTATTGGGGTGGAGGTGTTGGTTGTGggggtaatggtgatgatgatggtggtggtgcaagtggtaatggtggtggtggatgtggtgatggtagtggggatggtggtgatagtggtggtgatgattgcGGCGGCTGGAGTAATGATGGTGATGCAAATTTGTGGCTGTGGTTGTGA